The genomic window cagactgatagacAGACGCACCAGCAGAATGGCATCTATAAGGTAAGGTTTCACTTGTACTCTATTCTATTTCATCATTACAACAGAATTGGCACAACATTTTTGATTTCATCACTTTATCTATAACAATGTAATAAACAAAACCAAAAGTCATCTTTTACTCCTTTAAAGCATTAACCCATTCAAATTGAACAGTCTGAATTGGGTTCACATTTTTTAAACCTTCCTTTTACCTGTTTACATTAATTGAGAGCTCTTTACAAGAGAGAGCCAGCCAAAATAGCATTTTTGTTTGGAATACTCTGGCTGTTTGGCGAGCAGGCGGGTAGTGAAGAGGTTAAGGATTCTCACATTAAATCAGGCAGGCACTGCTTCTGTACGTGAGAAGGGTACAGATACTGTGCTCGCACAAGTAAGAGAATGTGGTTTTTGCATAATaacgcgtgtgtgtatgtgtgtgagcgtgtgggtGTTTCACTTGCCTTTCAAATGGTATCTGGGTTATATAGGTACAAGCTTGCTAAATATCACAGTAGTGGAAAGAAATTGGGAGGAAAAAAGCTAAACAATTCTAAGATAGTACCTTTATGTAGAATTAATCCTCAATCAAAATACCATAATTCATTTTAGAAGTCTTTCCTTTaagattttttattttgtacatttcTTTATGCTTTATTAACCCATCCACTACCCCACCGCTTCGGAGGAAACCTATCTTGTTTGTTTTTACAGCTTTTCCGCTACATTTTCCATATACATTTTCCATATACATTTtccatacacattttacatacatggtACTTTATTCAAAAGCAatcacataacaataatacattgcAGTATGCCTTCATTAACTAAATAAAGCACCAACCAGTTTCTCCCTTTGACCCCTCAGCAACGCCATGGAAACCAACTGCTCCTTCGACGAGGTGGACCACCTGATGACATCACTGGAGCTCGTCATCTACGTGCCCATCTTCGTGTTTGGCCTTATCCTCAACGTCCTCGCCCTGGTTGTCTTCTGCATCTTCCTCCGCAAGTGGAGCGAGTCCACCATCTACATGACCAACCTAGCCCTCATggacctccttctcctcctcctgctcccctTCAAGATGCACGCCACCAACCACCAATGGGCGGCCCACCACCGcttcctctgctccctcctgGAGAGCCTTTACTTCGTGGGGATGTACGGCAGCATCTACACCATCGCCTGCATTGCTGTGGACCGCTGGGTGGCCATATGCCACCCATTCCGCGCCAAGCAGCTCCGTTCCCCCCGGGCTGCTCTGTGGACCTGCATCCTGGTTTGGGTGGTGGTGCTGGGGGGCATCTCCCCCATCTACGGGTTCCGCAAGGAGGAAACGGGGTCCTTCCACTGCTTCCACACATTCTCAAAGGAGGGCTGGCATCCAAAGGTGATCGGCTGCCTGTTGAGCTTCGGGTTCGTGGGGCCGGCCCTGGTGCTGGTGGTGTGTTCAGCCCAAAGCATCCGGACACTGAGGCAGTCGGGCCAGGAGAGCCCTAAAAGCAGAAGCTGCGTGAAGATCATCTACAGTAGTCTTTGCGCCTTCCTGGTCCCATTCACACCCAGCCACCTGGGCATCCTGCTGCAGTTCCTGGTGAGTTAATAATAAGGCTAGAAATGCCATAAATACTTTCTTACGGTTATCTTTTgtgcacatacagtaccagtcaaaagtttggacccccctactcattccagggtttttcttgatttttactattttcctcattgtagaataatagtgaagacatcaaaactatgaaataactcatatggaataatgtagtatccaaaaaagtgttaaagaatctcaacaacaacaaaaaattgtttaacacttttttggtaactgcatgattccatatttcaCAGATTCCATATTTCCAtagttatttcacagttttgatgtcttcactattattctgcaatgtagacaacactaaaaataaagaaaaccccttgaatgagtaggtgtgtccaaactttgactggaaCTGTGATTATCTGGGGGCATATTCACCCTTTCGCTCTGGTCTGTTATTGCTAAgacccagagtttttcctggccGTGTGACCTGACCTGACAGGCATAACCTCTATCTAATCCTCTTTGTCCTCCCAGGTGCATCAACACCTGATCGAAGACTGCTTGGCCAAGACAAGTATCAGCTTGTACATTCAGGTGACCATGAGTCTGGCCAACATCACGTGCTGTCTAGACGCTCTGTGTTACTACTTCATCACCACGGAGGTGAGGAGCTCCAAGCAGACCTTCACCTTCAGGAGGTCTATGAGCCAGAAGAGAGCCACCACCAGCACCTCGGAGCTCTGACGAGATCCATGGAGGAAAAAACACTGAGCCAAACTGGTTGAAATGACATTTTATCCATTTTCGCCCACTGGGAAGTTACTGGCTCTAATCTGACTAGGTTTGTGAGACATTCTGCCACTGTTGGAAGACAAGGGGCGTCGACACGGAAAAAGGAGTGTTTATTGTTGAATACCTAGACAACAAGGTAGGTTGAAGGACAACAAGGTATTGAAGATTGAATAGGAGAAGTCATTTTGCTTACAATAGGCATTCATGAACTCTATAAGTCACACAGTATGTGGGCTAAGACATACAGTCAGGTCGAAAGTAATTGGATTCCTTGATATAGATGATCAAAAAAGACTGTGTAAAATAAattatacaaatactgagctgtaTTGTATGCTCAATTTTAAAGAAAGAAAATCATATTATTTTatgctaatacaattgctcagagaaagagattttgtttaacaagtctTTTTTTTATCTCAAAAAGATATGGATCCCCATTTTTCAATAGTCCAGCACCCACCCCTTGCAAGAATAATGACACTGATCCCTTTTctgaaatgttttatgagattggagaacacatggGGAGGGATCTTTGACCATTCCTCCAAACAGAATCTTCTCAGGATATTTCCTTGGTCTGCATTTAtcgactgccctcttcaatttaAACCACAGGTTtccaatggggttcaagtccagaaACTGAGTTTGGCCACaggcaaaatgttgattttgtgctcagttaaccatttctttgtggactTTGATGTGTGCTTGAGGTTATTATCTTGCTGGAAAGATCCACTTGCGTCCAAGTTttagcctcctggcagaggcaaccaggtctTTGGCTCAAATGTCCTGATAATTGGTCAAGTTCATGACGCCAATGACCTTATTTAACaaaggccccaggaccagtggaatcaaagtagccccataacatcaaagatccaccgcCAT from Oncorhynchus masou masou isolate Uvic2021 chromosome 3, UVic_Omas_1.1, whole genome shotgun sequence includes these protein-coding regions:
- the LOC135514963 gene encoding G-protein coupled receptor 55-like, whose translation is MASISNAMETNCSFDEVDHLMTSLELVIYVPIFVFGLILNVLALVVFCIFLRKWSESTIYMTNLALMDLLLLLLLPFKMHATNHQWAAHHRFLCSLLESLYFVGMYGSIYTIACIAVDRWVAICHPFRAKQLRSPRAALWTCILVWVVVLGGISPIYGFRKEETGSFHCFHTFSKEGWHPKVIGCLLSFGFVGPALVLVVCSAQSIRTLRQSGQESPKSRSCVKIIYSSLCAFLVPFTPSHLGILLQFLVHQHLIEDCLAKTSISLYIQVTMSLANITCCLDALCYYFITTEVRSSKQTFTFRRSMSQKRATTSTSEL